In one window of Ostrinia nubilalis chromosome 21, ilOstNubi1.1, whole genome shotgun sequence DNA:
- the LOC135082066 gene encoding DNA repair and recombination protein RAD54-like translates to MRRSLAPSQTGSGDHVFKSPLLNSAKRKRRECTKIPLTQKTASQSMSTSEHENLIKQILSKPFKVPIPNYVSSYCSKSLGLKRSQVRRALHDPDEPNALVLFRPPYIPEHEKMKMNPKDIQVAVVVDPVLGNILRPHQREGVTFMYNCVTGKQIENAYGCIMADEMGLGKTLQCITLLWTLLRQGPECKPTICKAIIVCPSSLVKNWYNEIHKWLGQRINALPMDGGSKAEITLKLQQFMNTYSATRVATPVLIISYETFRIYSNILHSSEVGLVLCDEGHRLKNSENQTYQALMGLKAKRRILISGTPIQNDLTEYFSLVHFVNEGILGTAQEFKKRYENPILKGQDALASEQERERAQECLQTLTGIVNKCMIRRTSSLLTKYLPVKFEQVICVKMTPLQTQLYKNFINSDAIRNKFTGTGDKNTLSALSSITTLKKLCNHPDLVYDKIVERSEGFEKALDLLPSHYDIKDVKPEYSGKLMILDCILANLKTNTDDKIVLVSNYTQTLDLFEKLCRKRCYQYVRLDGSMTIKKRAKVVESFNNKDSKEWIFMLSSKAGGCGLNLIGANRLIMFDPDWNPANDDQAMARVWRDGQKKPCYIYRLLATGTIEEKIFQRQAHKKALSDTVVDQNEESLRHFTSDDLKDLFRLEENTLSDTHSKFKCRRCVNNIQVTLPPANSDCTSDLSNWYHCADKKSLADLVLKQCWDLAKTISFVFHHRSAETEAATEESPEEDKENVQVKKKRKIEIDEDYSEPDDSADEDYE, encoded by the coding sequence ATGAGGCGCAGCCTTGCGCCGAGCCAGACTGGCTCAGGGGACCACGTCTTCAAAAGTCCTTTGCTGAATTCGGCTAAACGCAAAAGGCGGGAATGCACAAAAATCCCACTTACGCAGAAAACTGCTTCTCAATCTATGTCTACTTCGGAGCACGAAAATTTGATCAAGCAGATCCTGAGTAAGCCTTTCAAGGTACCCATTCCAAACTACGTCTCTTCGTACTGTAGCAAAAGTCTTGGTTTAAAACGCAGTCAAGTGCGACGTGCCCTTCATGATCCCGACGAGCCTAATGCGCTGGTTTTGTTCCGGCCGCCGTATATTCCTGAACACGAAAAGATGAAAATGAACCCTAAGGACATTCAAGTAGCTGTTGTCGTCGACCCCGTCCTTGGAAACATACTAAGACCCCATCAGAGGGAAGGGGTAACATTTATGTACAACTGTGTTACCGGGAAACAGATTGAGAACGCTTATGGGTGCATCATGGCTGATGAAATGGGTTTGGGCAAGACATTACAGTGCATAACTTTGCTGTGGACATTATTGAGGCAAGGGCCAGAGTGCAAGCCAACAATATGCAAAGCAATTATTGTTTGCCCAAGCAGTCTGGTCAAGAACTGGTACAATGAGATCCACAAATGGCTGGGACAGAGGATCAATGCCTTGCCCATGGATGGTGGGTCAAAAGCAGAGATAACACTGAAATTGCAACAATTTATGAACACATACTCAGCCACAAGAGTGGCCACACCAGTTTTGATAATCTCATATGAAACTTTCAGGATATACTCAAACATATTGCACTCATCTGAAGTTGGTTTGGTCCTCTGTGATGAGGGCCACAGATTGAAGAACAGTGAGAATCAAACATACCAAGCTCTAATGGGTTTGAAGGCCAAACGGAGAATCCTAATTTCAGGAACTCCAATTCAGAATGATTTGACTGAGTACTTCAGTCTGGTACACTTTGTCAATGAAGGCATACTTGGCACTGCCCAAGAATTCAAAAAGAGGTATGAAAACCCTATCCTGAAGGGTCAAGATGCTTTGGCAAGTGAACAAGAGAGAGAAAGAGCCCAAGAATGCCTTCAAACTCTCACTGGCATTGTCAATAAATGCATGATTCGAAGGACAAGCAGCTTGCTCACAAAATACTTGCCGGTCAAGTTTGAACAGGTCATTTGCGTCAAAATGACTCCACTTCAGACACAACTGTACAAGAATTTCATCAATTCAGATGCTATTCGTAACAAATTTACTGGCACTGGAGACAAAAACACACTCAGTGCTCTATCCAGTATAACAACTTTGAAGAAACTTTGCAACCACCCTGATTTGGTTTACGATAAAATCGTAGAACGGTCTGAAGGATTTGAGAAGGCACTGGACTTGCTACCTAGTCACTATGACATCAAAGATGTTAAGCCTGAATATTCTGGAAAACTGATGATCCTGGACTGCATACTGGCTAACCTGAAAACTAACACGGATGACAAGATAGTTCTGGTCTCTAACTACACTCAAACGCTGGACTTGTTTGAGAAACTGTGCAGGAAACGTTGTTACCAATATGTGAGGCTAGATGGTTCCATGACTATTAAAAAGCGAGCCAAAGTTGTAGAGAGCTTCAATAATAAAGATTCTAAAGAATGGATATTCATGCTGAGTTCCAAGGCTGGTGGATGTGGTCTGAATCTCATTGGGGCGAATCGCCTCATCATGTTTGACCCTGACTGGAACCCGGCAAATGACGACCAAGCCATGGCGAGAGTCTGGCGCGACGGCCAAAAGAAACCGTGCTACATCTACCGGTTACTGGCAACAGGAACTATTGAAGAAAAGATCTTCCAGAGGCAAGCACACAAGAAAGCACTCAGCGACACAGTGGTAGACCAAAACGAAGAGTCTTTGCGACATTTCACATCGGATGACTTGAAAGACCTTTTCCGGTTGGAGGAAAACACTCTTTCAGACACACACAGCAAATTCAAATGTCGCAGATGCGTGAATAATATACAAGTTACGCTTCCGCCTGCAAATTCTGATTGCACTTCGGACTTGTCGAATTGGTACCACTGTGCCGACAAGAAAAGCTTAGCAGACTTGGTTTTGAAGCAATGCTGGGATTTGGCCAAAACAATATCATTTGTTTTTCACCATCGTTCAGCAGAGACTGAGGCTGCAACCGAAGAAAGCCCGGAAGAAGACAAAGAGAATGTTCAAGTGAAGAAAAAACGCAAGATTGAAATCGATGAGGACTACTCAGAACCAGATGATAGTGCTGATGAAGATTATGAATAA
- the LOC135082046 gene encoding leucine-rich repeat-containing protein 47-like produces the protein MSAWPEVSTAKSENRHEIKLAGSNVSKRISEGGLDKNLFLLTSLNLLNISDTCLSSIPDEIKLLTNLQSLLLFGNQLAVFNENITSLSKLKVLDLSRNQITSIPESLNKMKELTSINFSSNQIDSMPKLGDFPNLIMVDISNNKLTAFLDIENANLPHLTDLKLKSNAIESLPSYVARNLPSLKNFDIGENQLKVIPGEVATMSKLKELNLKGNKLSDKRLMKLVDQCRTKQVLDYIRDHCPKLDQSQPAQGKGKGKKAKKQDEPPPDDNVCDLCHSMKILHVEDDTLKVKIVESEVSGVRPYIVCCIVNDLHFTEASFKKFIQMQTKLHDTICDKRNVATIATHDLNKIAPGDLLYTAKAPSALSLTPLSRLKPYTGEQLFQQLTAEADALRKEKKRNVYSGIHKYLYLLEGKPKYPCLEDASGRVISFPPITNSEVTKMSHESKAMLVEVTAHGSLGACRSVLNKFLQEALLLGIGDSQESGYHTLTVQQVKIVDLEGNLKSVYPSRTDCGFEDSTDVKVYRLPKK, from the exons ATGAGTGCGTGGCCGGAGGTATCGACAGCAAAGTCGGAAAACAGACATGAAATCAAATTGGCGGGCTCCAACGTCTCCAAACGGATTTCTGAAGGTGGTTTGGACAAGAATTTGTTTCTATTGACGAGCTTGAACCTGCTGAACATCAGCGATACGTGCTTGTCATCGATTCCTGATGAAATAAAGCTGCTTACAAACTTGCAGTCATTACTTTTATTCGGAAACCAGTTAGCGGTTTTCAATGAAAACATAACCTCGCTGTCGAAGTTAAAAGTGCTAGATTTGTCAAGAAACCAGATTACGAGCATTCCTGAGTCGTTGAATAAGATGAAAGAGTTGACAAGTATAAATTTTAGTTCGAATCAGATCGATAGTATGCCTAAATTAGGGGATTTTCCCAATTTGATTATGGTGGACATATCCAACAACAAACTGACTGCTTTCTTGGATATAGAGAACGCTAACTTGCCCCACCTCACGGATTTGAAACTCAAAAGCAATGCTATTGAGAGTCTGCCAAGCTATGTGGCTCGTAATCTGCCATCTCTGAAGAATTTTGATATCGGAGAAAATCAACTCAAGGTTATTCCTGGAGAAGTAGCTACCATGTCTAAATTGAAAG AACTAAATCTAAAAGGAAACAAGCTATCCGACAAAAGACTGATGAAACTAGTCGACCAATGCCGCACCAAGCAAGTCCTGGATTACATCCGCGACCACTGCCCCAAACTGGACCAATCTCAGCCAGCACAGGGCAAGGGCAAAGGCAAGAAAGCCAAAAAGCAGGACGAACCTCCACCGGACGACAACGTCTGCGATCTATGCCATTCGATGAAAATCTTACACGTTGAAGACGACACTCTCAAAGTTAAGATTGTTGAATCTGAAGTTAGCGGTGTCCGTCCATATATTGTGTGCTGTATCGTTAACGATTTGCACTTCACGGAGGCATCGTTTAAGAAGTTCATTCAAATGCAAACGAAGCTTCATGACACAATCTGTGATAAGAGAAACGTGGCCACCATTGCTACTCATGACCTGAACAAAATTGCTCCAG GAGATCTACTGTACACTGCCAAAGCACCCTCCGCTTTATCCCTGACTCCGCTGTCCCGGCTGAAGCCCTACACCGGGGAGCAGCTGTTCCAACAGCTTACGGCTGAGGCCGACGCCCTAAGGAAGGAGAAGAAGAGAAATGTGTACTCTGGGATCCACAA GTACTTGTACCTCCTGGAAGGCAAGCCCAAGTACCCCTGTCTGGAGGATGCAAGCGGCCGCGTCATCAGCTTCCCGCCAATCACCAACTCTGAAGTTACCAag ATGTCGCACGAAAGCAAGGCTATGCTAGTAGAAGTGACAGCACATGGCTCGCTGGGCGCGTGCCGCAGCGTCCTCAACAAGTTTCTACAAGAAGCTTTGCTGCTGGGGATAGGAGACAGCCAGGAGTCCGGCTACCACACGCTCACTGTGCAGCAG GTCAAGATAGTGGACCTAGAAGGCAACCTGAAGAGCGTCTACCCCTCCCGCACAGACTGCGGCTTCGAGGACTCCACCGACGTGAAGGTCTATCGGCTGCCAAAGAAGTAA